The DNA region AGCGGGTTTGGCGAAAGAAATGGAAAAAGATTTCCGTGGAATTTTGCAGGAGCGCTTAAATGAAGCCAAAGAGTTTGTTGCTGGCAATGCCGAAGTAAAATTTGGTGGTGCCTGGGCCGATTTGCGTATCGCTACGCCAAAGGATTTTGAAACTTCGCCGGTAACGGCAGTAAAAAAATCTACCTTGTTAGAAATAGGTAAGCGTATTACCACCTTACCTTCAAATAAAAAGTTTTTCAAAAAAATCGAGAAATTATTCGCCGAGCGTACCAAAATGGTTAACGAAACCCTCGTTTTCGATTGGGCAATGGGCGAGCAGCTGGCTTATGGCACCTTGCTATCAGAAGGTAAACGCGTACGTTTAAGTGGTCAGGATGTAGAGCGGGGTACTTTCTCACACCGCCACGCCGTACTTACGTTAGAGGATAGCGAGGAGGAATATGTACCGTTGGCAAATATTTCTGACCAACAGGCACCGTTTGATATTTACAATTCTCACTTATCTGAATATGGTGTTTTAGGTTTCGAATATGGTTACGCAATGGCAAATCCAAATGCGTTAACCATTTGGGAAGCACAGTTTGGCGATTTCTTTAACGGTGCGCAAATTGTTGTCGATCAGTATATAGCCAGTGCCGAAACCAAATGGCAACGCGAAAACGGATTGGTAATGTTGTTGCCTCACGGGTACGAAGGCCAGGGACCAGAGCACTCGTCGGCACGTATTGAGCGTTTTATGGAGCTTTGCGCCGATTACAATATGCAAGTTGCAAATTGTACTACGCCAGCCAACTTCTTCCACATCTTGCGTCGCCAGTTTAAACGCGATTTCCGTAAACCGTTAGTGGTATTTACACCGAAAAGTTTGTTGCGTCATCCTGCTTGCGTTTCTAAGTTGGAAGATTTTACCACAGGCGGCTTCAAAGAGGTTATCGATGATGAAAATGTAAAGGTTGAAGATATTACCCGTGTTATATTTTGTAGTGGTAAAATCTACTACGAACTGCTCGAAAAACAACAGGCAGACGCGGTTAAACATGTTGCATTGGTACGGGTTGAACAGTTATATCCAACACCGGTTGACCAAATGGAAGCCATTAAGAACAAGTATAAAAATGCGAATGAGATTTTCTGGGTGCAAGAGGAGCCAGAAAACATGGGTGCATGGCCATACTTATTCCGCAAGTTATATAAAACCGGACTAAAAGGCATCGATGTAATTTCAAGAAAAGAAAGCAGCAGTACTGCAACTGGTTTTGCGAAACAGCATGCCAATCAACAAGCCTACATCCTTGCAAAAGCGTTAGAGGTTTCTGTTAAAGAAGAAGAAGTAAAAGACGCTGCCAAAAAAGCAAGCAAGAAGTTGGCAGAAGCCGATTAGAAAGAATAACCAATAAGTAAGTCTCAATTATCAACTGCAAATGCTTATTGGGTATTGTGGCTTGATAGTCAGTTCTAGAAAATTGGTTATTATAACTTGATTATTGTTTATGGAGCATTGTAATTCGATAATTGGTTATTGATAGTTGCAACTTGATAATTTGTTAATTGATCATTGCAATTTGATTATTGGTCATTATAATTGAGTATTTGAAATAGATATATTAAATAATATGAGTTTAGAGATAAAAGTTCCACCAGTTGGTGAGTCGATAACCGAAGTTGTTTTATCGCAATGGCTAAAAAGCGACGGCGATGTTGTTGAAATGGATGAGGTTATTGCTGAATTAGAATCAGACAAGGCTACTTTCGAACTAACCGCTGAACAAGCCGGAACTTTAAGAACAATTGCTGCCGAAGGCGATACTTTAGCAATTGGCGCAGTAGTTTGTAAAATTGAAGATGGTGGAGCTGCGCCTGGTCCAAAGGCCGAAGGCGAAAGTCCAAAGTCGGATGCGCAAGCTCCGGCAGCGGTGGCTGAGGCTCCAAAAGCTTCTGAGTCTGGCAAAGAATCTTATGCTAGTGGCACGCCATCGCCTGCTGCTGGAAAAATTCTTGCTGAAAAAGGTATCGAAGCCACTGCTGTAAAAGGCACTGGCGTTGATGGTCGCATTACTAAAGACGACGCTGTTAAAGCAGAAAGCGGAAAAGCTAAAGCTGAAACCCCGAAAGCAGCTCCAGCTCCTGTTGCTCCTGCTCCAGCCGGTGCACGTTCTGAGCGTCGCGAGAAAATGTCGCCACTGCGCAAAACCGTTGCCAAGCGTTTGGTTTCTGTTAAAAATGAAACGGCCATGTTAACTACTTTTAACGAGGTTAACATGAAGCCAATAATGGACTTACGTTCGAAATATAAAGAGTCGTTTAAAGAGAAACATGGTGTTGGCTTAGGCTTCATGAGTTTCTTCACTAAAGCGGTAACTGAAGCGCTAAAGGATTTTCCTGCCGTGAACGCCCGTATTGAAGGCGAGGAATTGGTTTACAATAATTTCGCTGATATTTCTATCGCCGTTTCTGCACCAAAAGGATTAGTCGTGCCTGTAATTCGTAATGCCGAAAGCATGAGTTTGGCAGACATTGAAAAATCTGTGCTGGCACTGGCTTTAAAGGCACGCGACGGTAAATTGACTATCGAAGAAATGACAGGCGGAACCTTCACCATTACCAATGGCGGCGTGTTCGGCTCAATGATGTCGACTCCGATTATTAATGCGCCACAATCGGCTATTTTAGGAATGCACAATATTGTTGAGCGTCCGATTGCTGAAAAAGGTGAGGTGGTGATTCGTCCGATGATGTATGTTGCATTGTCATACGACCACAGAATTATCGACGGACGTGAGTCGGTTGGTTTCCTGGTACGCGTTAAGCAATTGTTGGAAGATCCAGCCAGATTGTTGTTAGGCGTTTAATCGCTAAATCAAGTTTTCAAAGAAGTCAAGTTTTAATGGCCGGTGTGCTCTAAAAACTTGACTTTTTTTTATACCCTAAAAATGAAACTAACCTTCAATTTTAAGTTCCTGTTCCTTTTTGTAGCGATTTTTGTTGTAGAAGTCTTAATTGCAAAATTCGTACACGACGCATTTATTCGCCCTTTTGGTGGCGATGTTCTGGTGGTGATATTGATTTACGCCTTCTTCCGGATTTTCCTCAAAACAAACTATAAAAAGCTCGCTCTTGGCGTGTTAATTTTCTCCTTTATCATCGAGTTTTTACAGGCGGTTCATTATGTAGAATGGCTGGGTTTACAAAATAGTAGGCTTTGGAGCACTGTTCTCGGCACTTCTTTTAGTATTTACGATCTGCTAGCCTATTTTGTGGGTTATTTGATTTGTTTGCTGTTTAGTGATAACTGATTCCCTTCTAGTTGTAGCGTCTCGCTACGACTCCACATTCTAAGAAACATAAATTAATTAATTTAAGTCGTAGCGAGACGCTACCAATGCTATTAATTTAAGCATAAAACAAAAAATATTGTCATCCTGAGCGTAGTCGAAGGACAAATATTTTTTTCTTTATCCTATAGAAAAAGGTCTTCGACTCCGCTCAGACTGACAGTTGCTGAGCACCCTCTAGTTGTAGCGTCTCGCCACGACTCCATATGCTAAGAAACATAAATTAATTAATTTAAGTCGTAGCGAGACGCTACCAATGCTATTAATTTAAGCATAAAACAAAAAATATTGTCATCCTGAGCGTAGTCGAAGGACAAATATTTTTTTCTCTATCCTATAGAAAAAGGTCTTCGACTCCGCTCAGACTGACAGTTGCTGAGCACCCTCTAGTTGTAGCGTCTCGCTACGAAGCCACATTCTAAGAAACATAAATTAATTAATTTAAGTCGTAGCGAGACGCTACCAATGCTATTAATTTAAGCATAAAACAAAAAATATTGTCATCCTGAGCGTAGTCGAAGGACAAATATTTTTTTCTTTATCCTATAGAAAAAGGTCTTCGACTCCGCTCAGACTGACAGTTGCTGAGCACCCTCTAGTTGTAGCGTCTCGCTACGACTCCACATTCTAGAAACATAAATTAATTAATTTAAGTCGTAGCGAGACGCTACGACAAGGAAAGTATCTAGCACAAAAAAGCCCACCTCTGTTAAAGAAGCGGGCCATAATAATTTAAGTTTAAACTGTGCACTGCCGAATCGTAACTCGTCAATCTACAATCGTAATTCTCTTAGTCTTCGACAATTTCACTGTTAATACTAACTTCATCTTTTACATCCTCTTTAAAGTAGTTTTTTTGGAAGATTAGAATAAGGATCACGCCAACAGAAATCGCGGCATCAGCAAGGTTAAATACCGGTCTGAAGAACACAAATTCGTCGCCTCCCCAAATCGGGATCCAGCTCGGAAAGTGACCCTTTGCAATAGGAAAATAAAGCATATCTACCACGCGACCATGAAACCACGTCTCGTAGCCGTAAATTTTTCCATAAAACACCGAATCGATGATGTTACCAAGTGCACCAGCAAAAATTAGTGCTACATTTAAAATTAAACCTCTATGATATTTATGCTTAATTAGATAATGTAATCCATAACCTATTCCGCCAACTGCGAGGATACGGAACAATGACAAGGCAAGTTTACCATATTCGCCGCCAAACTCCATCCCGAACGCCATGCCATTGTTTTCGGTAAAGTGAATAATAAACCACTCACCAATAATGTTGAACTCATCACCAAGGTTCATGTGGGTTTTGATCCACGTTTTTAGCACTTGGTCGGCAAGTAAAACTAAAAAGATAACGATTAAAGGTTTTGTATATCCTTTCATTAACTCTGCTTTAATTTGGCTTCAATGCTCAAAGTAGCGTGTGGAACTGCACGCAAGCGTTCTTTTTGAATCAACTTGCCTGTTTCGCGGCAAATACCGTAAGTTTTGTTCTCAATACGAACCAAGGCATTTTCGAGGTTATCGATAAATTTTTTCTGGCGGGCAGCCAACTGATTGATCTGCTCTTTTTCCATCGTTGCAGAACCATCTTCAAGCGTTTTGTAAGCGCCGGAGGTGTCTTCTGTACCGTTTGCATTTGGGTTGCTTAATGATGCCGTAAGTGCGTTAAGCTCCTCTTTGGCCATTCGTAATTTATCTTGAATTAACTCTTTAAATTCCTGAAGTTCACTGTCTGAGTAGCGCGTTTTGTTATTATTTTCCATGTTTTTAATTTAGTTTTCTAATATATGGATTTATATTTTAGTTACCGAAATGCTTAACTCAACATCATCAATAGTGATTTTGTTTGCGTTAGTTACAGTATCTGTTAATTCTAGTTTGTCGGCCAAAATTTCTGCGCAAATGTACGCTATGTTTTTCGTCACCGCGGCCGCTATCAGATTATCATTTTGTAAAGCCACGTTAATTCTATCGGTCACTTCGAAGTTTAGTTCCTTACGTAAATTCTGGATCCTGTTTACCAACTCGCGAGAAATTCCCTCTTGTTTCAGCTCCTCAGAAATGGTTACATCTAAGGCAACAGTTAAGCTACCGATGTTGGTTACCTGCCACCCCGGAATATCTTCAGCAAAAACCTCCACATCATCATTCATATCTATCGCATGCTGAACGTTGTCGGTACCGAAAACGTTGATGTAACCGTCAACCTCTAAACGTTGAATATCGTCTTGAGTCATGTTTTCCAGCGCCTGTTTGACAATGCTCATATCCTTACCCACTTTTTTACCAAGCGATTTAAAATTTGGCTTCAGCTTTTTCTTTACAATGCCATGCGTATCGGTAATAAACTCGATGTGCTTAACATTGGTTTCTGAAAGAATGTAGTCGGAAACCTTTGAGATTTTCTGCTCGAAATCGCCATTTAGCGATGGAATCAGGATCTTAGCCAAAGGCTGACGAACGTTAATGCCCGACTTTTTACGCAGCGATAAAACCATCGACGAAATATCCTGGGCGTAAACCATACGCTCGTTCAAATCAGTATCAATTAAGCTCTTATCAGCCTCGTTCCACAGGGTTAAGTGAACAGATTGTTGTGCATTTTTATCCGTTACGGTTAAGTTTTTATACAACCAATCGGCAAAGAAAGGTGCAACGGGGCTCATCAGCTGGGCCAACGTTTCCAAACAGGTATAAAGTGTTTCGTAAGCCGCACGTTTATCATCTGTCATTTCGCCTTTCCAAAAACGGCGACGGCTCAACCTAATGTACCAGTTGCTCAAATGCTCATCAACAAAGGTTTGGATGGCACGGGTGGCTTTGGTTGGCTCGTAAGCATTGTAGCTTTCGTCTACTTCGCTAATCAGATTTTGCAATAAAGATAAGATCCAACGATCCAGCTCCGTTCTGTCGGCAACTTTGCTCAGGTTGTTTTTGTCGATCTCAAACTTGTCGATATTTGCGTATAAGGCAAAAAATGCATAAGTATTGTACAGTGTGCCGAAGAATTTACGGCGCACTTCATCCAATCCTTCTAAGCTGAATTTCAAGTTGTCCCAGGGCGATGCATTGCTAATCATGTACCAGCGGGTGGCATCAGCGCTGTAAGTTTCGATGGTGCTGAAAGGATCAACAGCATTGCCTAAACGCTTAGACATTTTGTTGCCATTTTTATCTAACACCAATCCGTTTGAAACTACATTTTTGAAGGCTATACCCGGGTTTCCTGTTTTTGCATTAATTTCCCTAATCTCATCGCTCGCCTCGCTCAACATTACCGCGATGGCGTGTAAGGTGAAAAACCAGCCCCGTGTTTGGTCAACTCCTTCTGCTATAAAATCGGCAGGGTAGGCGTTTTCAAATTCTTCTTTGTTTTCGAAAGGGAAATGCCATTGTGCATACGGCATTGCGCCGCTATCAAACCAAACATCGATTAGGTCGGTTTCACGCGTCATTTTTTCCCCTTTTGATGAAGTTAAAATCACATCATCAACGTAAGGGCGGTGCATGTCTTTCAATTCGAAACCTGCAGGCATAAGACCTGCTTCGATAGATTTCGCTATTTCTGCGTTCAGTTCTGCGATCGACCCAATGCATTTTTCCTCTAAACCGTCGGCAGTACGCCAAATAGGCAAAGGCGTTCCCCAATAACGAGAACGGGAAAGGTTCCAATCAACCAAATTCTCCAGCCAGTTGCCAAAACGGCCGGTTCCCGTCGATTCGGGCTTCCAGTTTATGGTTTTGTTCAACTGGGCCATTTTATCTTTAACAGCGGTAGTTTTAATGAACCAACTATCTAAAGGATAATACAACACCGGTTTATCGGTTCTCCAGCAGTGTGGATAAGTGTGAACGTATTTTTCTACCTTGAAGGCTTTGTTTTCTTCTTTTAACTGGATCGCGATTTCTACATCAACTGATTTCTCAGGAGCTTCACCATCTTTATAATATTCGTTTTTGACGTACTTACCGCCATAGTTTCCACCTAAAGAAGCGATAAACTTCCCTTGTAAATCAACCAACGGTACTGCATTTCCCTTTTCATCTAAAACCAACATCGGTGGCACTTCAGGTGTGGCCAATTTTGCCACTCGGGCATCATCAGCGCCAAAAGTTGGAGCGGTATGAACGATACCTGTACCGTCTTCGGTGGTTACAAAGTCGCCAGAAATAACCCGGAAGGCATTTTCGGCGTTTTGATAGGGAAGTGCATAAGGCAATAATTGCTCATATCTGATCCCTACCAAATCTGCACCAGCACATTCGGCTAAAATAACATAAGGAATCTTTTTATCGTCGGCCTTGAAGTTGTTAAAATCTTCGTCGTTTTCAGATAAAAAGTATTTTCCAGCAAATTGCTTACCAACAAGTGCCTTAGCCAAAACAACATTGATTGGCTCGAAAGTGTATTGATTGAAGGTTTTAACCAGCACATAATCAATTTTAGGCCCAACTGTTAAAGCCGTGTTGCTCGGTAACGTCCAGGGCGTCGTTGTCCATGCCAAAAAGTGAATTGTGCCGAAGTCTTTTAAGAACGCAGACAGAGATTCGTCAATTGCTTTGAACTGTGCAACAATTGTGGTATCGCTTACATCTTTGTAAGTGCCAGGCTGGTTTAGTTCGT from Pedobacter endophyticus includes:
- the odhB gene encoding 2-oxoglutarate dehydrogenase complex dihydrolipoyllysine-residue succinyltransferase; translation: MSLEIKVPPVGESITEVVLSQWLKSDGDVVEMDEVIAELESDKATFELTAEQAGTLRTIAAEGDTLAIGAVVCKIEDGGAAPGPKAEGESPKSDAQAPAAVAEAPKASESGKESYASGTPSPAAGKILAEKGIEATAVKGTGVDGRITKDDAVKAESGKAKAETPKAAPAPVAPAPAGARSERREKMSPLRKTVAKRLVSVKNETAMLTTFNEVNMKPIMDLRSKYKESFKEKHGVGLGFMSFFTKAVTEALKDFPAVNARIEGEELVYNNFADISIAVSAPKGLVVPVIRNAESMSLADIEKSVLALALKARDGKLTIEEMTGGTFTITNGGVFGSMMSTPIINAPQSAILGMHNIVERPIAEKGEVVIRPMMYVALSYDHRIIDGRESVGFLVRVKQLLEDPARLLLGV
- a CDS encoding ribosomal maturation YjgA family protein produces the protein MKLTFNFKFLFLFVAIFVVEVLIAKFVHDAFIRPFGGDVLVVILIYAFFRIFLKTNYKKLALGVLIFSFIIEFLQAVHYVEWLGLQNSRLWSTVLGTSFSIYDLLAYFVGYLICLLFSDN
- a CDS encoding lipoprotein signal peptidase, with the protein product MKGYTKPLIVIFLVLLADQVLKTWIKTHMNLGDEFNIIGEWFIIHFTENNGMAFGMEFGGEYGKLALSLFRILAVGGIGYGLHYLIKHKYHRGLILNVALIFAGALGNIIDSVFYGKIYGYETWFHGRVVDMLYFPIAKGHFPSWIPIWGGDEFVFFRPVFNLADAAISVGVILILIFQKNYFKEDVKDEVSINSEIVED
- a CDS encoding TraR/DksA family transcriptional regulator; the protein is MENNNKTRYSDSELQEFKELIQDKLRMAKEELNALTASLSNPNANGTEDTSGAYKTLEDGSATMEKEQINQLAARQKKFIDNLENALVRIENKTYGICRETGKLIQKERLRAVPHATLSIEAKLKQS
- the ileS gene encoding isoleucine--tRNA ligase, whose product is MYSEFKQLELAKIGQEILDFWKKENIFEKSISSRPKSNPFTFYEGPPSANGMPGIHHVMARAIKDIFCRYKTLKGYQVKRKGGWDTHGLPIELAVEKKLGITKEDIGKKISVDEYNAACRTEVMRYTDVWNDLTEKMGYWVDLENPYITYENKYIETLWWILKQLYDKGFLYKGYTVQPYSPAAGTGLSSHELNQPGTYKDVSDTTIVAQFKAIDESLSAFLKDFGTIHFLAWTTTPWTLPSNTALTVGPKIDYVLVKTFNQYTFEPINVVLAKALVGKQFAGKYFLSENDEDFNNFKADDKKIPYVILAECAGADLVGIRYEQLLPYALPYQNAENAFRVISGDFVTTEDGTGIVHTAPTFGADDARVAKLATPEVPPMLVLDEKGNAVPLVDLQGKFIASLGGNYGGKYVKNEYYKDGEAPEKSVDVEIAIQLKEENKAFKVEKYVHTYPHCWRTDKPVLYYPLDSWFIKTTAVKDKMAQLNKTINWKPESTGTGRFGNWLENLVDWNLSRSRYWGTPLPIWRTADGLEEKCIGSIAELNAEIAKSIEAGLMPAGFELKDMHRPYVDDVILTSSKGEKMTRETDLIDVWFDSGAMPYAQWHFPFENKEEFENAYPADFIAEGVDQTRGWFFTLHAIAVMLSEASDEIREINAKTGNPGIAFKNVVSNGLVLDKNGNKMSKRLGNAVDPFSTIETYSADATRWYMISNASPWDNLKFSLEGLDEVRRKFFGTLYNTYAFFALYANIDKFEIDKNNLSKVADRTELDRWILSLLQNLISEVDESYNAYEPTKATRAIQTFVDEHLSNWYIRLSRRRFWKGEMTDDKRAAYETLYTCLETLAQLMSPVAPFFADWLYKNLTVTDKNAQQSVHLTLWNEADKSLIDTDLNERMVYAQDISSMVLSLRKKSGINVRQPLAKILIPSLNGDFEQKISKVSDYILSETNVKHIEFITDTHGIVKKKLKPNFKSLGKKVGKDMSIVKQALENMTQDDIQRLEVDGYINVFGTDNVQHAIDMNDDVEVFAEDIPGWQVTNIGSLTVALDVTISEELKQEGISRELVNRIQNLRKELNFEVTDRINVALQNDNLIAAAVTKNIAYICAEILADKLELTDTVTNANKITIDDVELSISVTKI